The Syntrophorhabdus sp. genome segment TCAAGGACTCTCTCAGACCCACGATCAGTGAGATGGCGGGAGTGAAGTTTGTCTGGTTCTTTTTCAGGTTGTCCCGTTCCTTCGCCCAGTTAAAGTAGAACCTCGGCATCCGGGAGGTCTTGTTGAACTCCCAGGCCTTGTCGCTGACCCCGGCGAAGGCCAGTCCAGGCGGGAGCATAAGGGCCTTCTGGGAACCGCCGATCAGGACGTCGATACCCCACTCATCCATGGGCAGGGGGAAAACCCCCACACCGGTTATCCCGTCGACGACCATGAGCGTGCCCGGGCACTTCCTGACGATCGCGGCAACCTCCCTGACGGGAAACATGGTCCCCGTGGATGTCTCCGTGGCCTGCATGTAGACCGCCTTCGCATCGGGGTTCTCCTTGAGGGCCTTTTCCACTGCTCCCGGCTCGAGGACGTCCCCCCAGGGGAGATCGATGTTCACGCATTCCACGCCGTAAGCGCCGCAGATCTCCGTCCAGCGTTCCCCAAACTTGCCGCTGCGGACCACAACGGCCTTGTCTCCCGGCGAAAGCATATTCGTCACGGCGCCTTCCATCGCACCCGTACCCGATGAACAGAAGATGAGCACCTCGTTCCTGGTGCCGAAGAGGTGCCTCAGGTTCTCCCTGACCTCATCCACCACCACTTCGAACATGGGGTTTCGGTGGTGGACCATCGGCTCCGCCATCTTCAGGAGCACCTCCGGGGGGATCTGCGTCGGGCCCGGAGCGAGCAAGTACCGTTTAAGCATCATCAATCTCCTTAATTTTAATGCTAGTTTCTAACAAATTCGTCTCGAAACCGTCAAGCAAAATGATATTACAAAAGGTCGACCGTTTATGCTATATTTCACCTATACGATCCGTCCCGCCGTCACGGGGAACAACAGGAGGTAACGATGACCCAGGGTCCGTACAGCGATACAGTGATGGACCATTTCGAGCATCCCAGGAACATGGGCGAGATAGAGAGGGCCGACGGCATGGCGCAGGTGGGCAACCCCACATGCGGTGACGTGACGAAGATCTTTCTCAAGATAGAGAACGACCGCATTGTCGATGTCAAGTTCAAGACCTTCGGCTGCGCGGCCGCGATCGCGTCGAGCAGCATGACGACGGAGCTCATCAAGGGAAAGACGATCGATGAGGCGCTCGCGATCACGAACGAGATCGTCGCGCGGGAGCTTGGCGGGCTTCCCGAGGCCAAGCTGCACTGTTCGGTCATGGCGGAAGAGGCCCTCAGGGCCGCCATCGAAGACTACAGAAAGAAACAGGGGAAACAGGGCGATCCATGACGGAATTCCATGTCAGAACATCGAAGAGGATCGAGGCCCTGAACATAACCGACCAGGTCGTGAACGCGGCCAGGGGAAAAACCGGAAGGGTCCTTCACGTCTATACTCCCCACACAACGTGCGCCGTTACGATAAATGAGGATGCCGATCCCGATGTCATGCGCGACGTTATCGAGGCACTGGACAGGATGGCACCCGCCGCGCATCCCTACCGGCACAGGGAAGGAAACTCCGATGCCCACATCAAGGCCGTTCTCGTTGGGGCATCGGTGAGCATTCCGCTTTCCGGGGAGATGCCCGCCCTGGGGACGTGGCAGGGGATCTTTCTCATGGAATTCGATGGACCGCGGGAGCGGAGGGTCCAGGTCACGGTGGCTTGAGAAGGCACGGCGATCGCCGGAAGAACGATAGATGGAGAAAACAATGACAAGACTGAGAACGATGTGCGCGATAACACTGTGTCTCGTCCTCTTCGGGGCCCTGGCAACGGGGGCCTTCGCGAAGAATGAAAAGGTCTCGACACCCAAGGAGTACGGGGCATACATCAAGACAAGCAAAGGGCTCGTCAGGCTCTTGCCCAACATCGTCTTCGATGAGAATGGGGTCATTTTCGTGGAGTCCAACAATCCCGCCCATTTCTTCCTCAAGGATTTCCAGTATTTCGTCCTCTATGGCAAGTACGAGATGAGCGTGCTCACCGTGAACCCCATGGGGTTCTATCAACCGTCGGCGCTCGGCAAACCGCGTTTCGCCTTCGGCAAGGACATCGAGATCGACGTCAGGCCCCAGGGCAAGGACATGTACATCATCAAACCGAAGGGACTGCTCGGCAGGGGATACTACAGCATCTGGATCAACGATACGGCATGGGATTTCATGCTGGATTAAAACCGGCTTGAATGGCTTGAACCGCCTGAGCCGCTTGACAGCCTGTTGACAAGGTCATTTCTGAAGGTGGTTCGTGCTCGTTCGTCATTCCGGCGAAGGCCGGAATGACGTCGAAAATGAGTTCAGCTGTTGAGCGTTTAGAGACAAAAAAAGACCCCTGTGGTGCTCGGTCACACAGGGGTCATTCTTTTTCCAGCGTTCAAGCGGCTTAAGCCATTCAAGCGGTTCAAGCCGGTTTTTTTGGAGGCGGCATCCGGATTTGAACCGGAGAATAACGGTTTTGCAGACCGTCGCCTTACCACTTGGCTATGCCGCCATTGAACTCAAGGACCAGGCGAGCCGCGTCGGCAACTCGTGAGGCGTATGCGGTTTTTTGGAGCGGGCGTCTTCACCCGCTTCGGTTTTTTGGAGCGGGCGTCTTCACCCGCTTCGGTTTTTTGGAGCGGGAAACGGGATTTGAACCCGCGACTTCAACCTTGGCAAGGTTGCACTCTACCGCTGAGTTATTCCCGCGCGTGTTGTTTCTTATAATACAAACCCCTCCCCGATGTCAAGACGGAAAAGGTGGGGGGTATCCCCAGGGCACAACGCAAAAAAACCGGAGGAGACCCGGATAATCTCCCCCGGCATCCAGCAGGCAAGCCAGCTACCCTGCATCTTCATTCACAGTCGAAGGGCTTTCCTCCCCCCCTGTCGCCCCGGCCCCTTTCAGCGGGCCTTTTCCACTTGTTCGACAGGTGTATGATATGATGTCTCCTGTCATTTTTCTGTAAAATGGGCTACATTCGTGCTAGTTTTTATGGGATGAAGACAAGGAAAGCCCAAGACGAAGCATCCCTGCCCTATTTTTCCGATTCACCGTATGTCACCGACAATGTCGGCAAGTTCACGGATGAACTGGATACCCTCCTCGCCATCGGGCGCCTCAAACACTACAACCCCGGGCAGATCATATACCTGCAGGGTGAGGAGAGCACGAACTTCTACTTCGTCAGGGAGGGCAAGGTAAGGGTCAGCATCTTCAAGGAGAATGGTTCGGAGAAGATACTCGCGATACAGGAGGACAACACCTTCTTCGGGGAAAGTGCCGCCTTCGACCGTTACCCCTATTTCGCCACGGCCACGGCCATGGAGGAATCGAGCATCTACGCCTTCGATATCGAAGAGACCGAAGCCCTTCTCAGGGTACACCCCGAGGTCTCGCTCCTTATCATCACCTCCATCATCAGGAAGCTCAGGCTTCTCGGTCTGCAGGTGGAGGGCCTTTCATTTCTCGACGCTCAGAAGCGGGTGGCCAGCATTCTCCTGAAGCTCATGCACGAGGTCGGCGAGCCCACGGCCAACGGCATCCTGATAAAGAAGCGGATCACCCACGAAGACCTCGCCAACATCACGGGGCTCTCAAGGGTAACGGTAACGAATGTCCTCAATTACCTGGACAGACTGAAACTCATCACGAAAGGACGCCTGAAGTACACGATCATCGATCGCGCCAGGCTCGAGTCCTTTGTTCGGTCGAAATGAACAGGGTGCCTCTCATATTTCGGGGTGTGCTATGCTCGCTTGCCCTGACGGCCGCCTGTCTCCTTCCTCCCGTGCCGGCGCACTGTACACGCCTGAAAACCGTCACCTTTGCAGCGACGAACACGGTGTGGGTCAGACAGTTCCAGCTCTTCACCGACGCGGTACATCGCGACAGCAGGGGAGAGACCCGTTTTCAGTTCGTGGGGGGGCCTGAGGCGATCCCGCCCTTTGAACAGATCGAGGCGATAAAGAAGGGCGTTGTGGACATCACCCTTCTACCCGCGGCCTATTTCGTGGCCCAGATGCCCGAAGCCGATGCCATGAAGCTTTCTCCCCATTCTCCCATGGAAGAACGAAAAAGAGGGATCTTCGCGTTCTACAGGGAACTGATGGAAAAACGTCTCGACGTCATCTATCTCGGGAAGATAACGGGGGGGATCAGGTATCATCTCTACCTGAGGAAACCTTTGAAAGGACCCGACCTCAGAGGTCTCAAGATCAGGGTAACCCCGATCTATGAGCCCTTCGTCAGGGCCCTTGGCGGGGTTGGGGTAACGACGGCCCCCGGGGAGGTTTACGTCGCTCTCGAAAGGGCCATTGTGGACGGTTTCGGCTGGCCGTCCATCGGTGTTCACGAGATGGGGTGGGAAGAGGTGGTCCGCTATGTTATCGACCCCGGCTTTTACCAGACCGACGTCTGCGTGCTCATGAACGGGAAGACATGGAATGGTCTTTCCGCCAGCGAAAAGAAGCTCATCGCCGGAGCCGTCGAGAAAGCGGAGCGGGAATCCTGTGACCTTTCCAGGAAACTGGCCCGCCAGGAAAGGCAGCTTCTGCTTTCCCGGGGGATACAGGTAATCGAGCTCAAGGACGGGGAAAGAGAACTCTACCTCGACACGGCCTACCGGGCAGGCTGGGAAAAGGTCATCGCAAAGAGTCCCGTCATCGGGGGACATCTCAAAAAGCTGATGGGGCGGTGATATGAGGCGTTTCCTTTCCGGGACCCTCAATGCCACGGCCGTATTCTCAGCCGCCTGCATCGCGTTCATTGCCCTTTCTATATCCTGCGAGGTCATAGCCAGGTATTTCCTGCACCGGCCCCTGCGGTGGACCGTAGAAATCTCGGAATACCTGCAGATCTACTTCGCTTTTCTCAGCGCCGCCTGGGTCCTGAGAAAAAAGGGGCACGTCAATCTGGATATCGTGGTGGGCCGACTCGGCCCCCGGAGCAGGAGGGCCCTCAGGGTCGCGACGGACATACTTGGCACCCTTGTGGCGGCAACGTTGTCCCTCTTCGCGGCAATCGTCGCATGGGAACAGTTCCTTCTCGGGACGCCCGTGATCAAGTCGCTGGAAGTGCCGAAGTGGATCGTCATTGCACCCATATCCGTCGGCATGTTCCTTGTCGCGGTCGAATCCTTCGTCGGGCTCGTCCACGACCTGCGAGGCAAAGACTGACGTGGAATGGTGGGCCATACTCCTCATTCTCTTCGGCGGCTTCATCGGCCTTCTGCTGACGGGTCTCCCCGTCGCCTTCGCCTTCTTTCTCATCAATATCGCCGGTGCCTGTTTCTTCATGGGGGGGACGGAGGGCGTCAAGCAACTCATCCTTAACATGTACAGTTCCCTCGCCAACTTCACCCTTACCCCCATACCCCTTTTTATCTTCATGGGAGAGGTGCTTTTCAGGTGCGGCATCGCGCGCGACGTTCTCAATACATTTGACAAATTTTTCGGCAGGATCCCCGGCAGACTCGGCATACTGGCCGTCGCCGCTTCCACGTTCTTCTCCGGTCTCACGGGTTCCGCCATCAGCAACACGGCCCTTCTGGGCTCGTCACTCATGCCGGAGATGCGCCAGAGGGGCTATGGCAAGCCGCTCATGATCGGCCCCATAATCGGAACGGGGGGGCTTGCCATGATGATCCCGCCAAGCGCGCTTGCCGTCGTGCTCGGTTCCGTGGCCCAGATATCCATATCGGGAATACTGATAGGGGGCATATTCCCGGGACTCATCATGGCATTTCTCTACGCGGCCTATATCATAGGCAGGACATTTCTCCAACCTTCCATAGCGCCGGATTACGAGGTCCCAAGATCGGACCCCGTGAGCATCGTGAAGGAAATCCTCCTGTACGTCATGCCCCTGACGAGCGTCATCGCCCTCGTTCTGGGCCCCATATACATGGGGATCGCCACGCCCACCGAGGCCGCCTCCCTGGGTTGCGTGGGGGCCCTGACGCTTTCCGTTGCATACAGGAAGCTGACCTTCTCCATACTCTCTGAAACCCTGGCAGCGACACTGAGAACAAGCTCCATGATCTTCCTCATAATAGCCGGTTCCGTGGGGTACAGCCAGATCATCTCTTTCAGCGGTGCCGGAGCGGGCCTCATCTCCGCCGTCGTCTCCCTCAACCTGCCCGACGCCCTTCTCATCACGATCATGCTGTCCATGCTGCTCCTCCTCGGCTGTTTCATGGACCAGATAGCGATGATGATGGTAACGGTCCCACTCTTCATACCCATCGTCTACCAGGCGAACATCGATCCCCTCTGGTTCGGGATCATGATGCTCATCGCCCTCGATATCGGTTTCACCTCTCCGCCCTTCGGTCTTCTGCTTTTCGTGATGAAAGGGATAACTTCGGACGATGTCAGCATGATGGACATTTACAGCGCGGCCATTCCCTTCATCGCCTGCAATCTCTTCACCCTCGCCCTCATCCTCGCTTTTCCCCAGATAGTGATGGTCTTTTTGAAATAGGGAGAGAAGAATAACCAAACCTCCATTCACCAAAGAATGACCAATAGCCACAATGACACAGGCGGTCCGTTCTGCCCTGACCTTTGTTCAATTGGTTATTGGTGAATTGGTCATTATCTTTTTCATCGGTCATTGGGATTTGGTCATTGGTCATTTTTGTTTCCCTGGATCGCTCCGGAGGGTCAGCATGACCGTTGCCGCGGGCCTATTCCGGACAGATGCGGGTCATTCCTTCTCTCGATCTGCTTATCGGTCAACCTCTTCCAGAAGCCTCATCACCGCCTGGTTCCATCCCTCCGGTCCTTCTCCTCTGGCCCGTTCGAAACCCTCCGCCGCGAGGACGTTGTCGTAGCCGCCGCCGTGTCTTTCGACAATGACCGGATGGTCGACAGACCGGAGCATCGGCAGGTCGTTGGGGCTGTCCCCCAGGGCCATCGTCATGACCTCACCATATTCTCCGCGGAACATCCCGGTGAGGATGGAAACAGCCTTTCCCTTGTCGCTTTCACCCAGGATATGATAGAAGGATCCCCGCGTGACCCTGAAGCCCTTCCTTTCTATGGAGGCTGTCAGTTTTTCCGCCGTCACCGGTCCACCGCCAAGGAGAAAAGGCTCGTCGAATTCCCGCTTTCCCGCCATGACCGCCTCGTCAAGGGGCAAACCCGTTGCGGCGGCGACCTCTTCGGCGGTCATGTCCCCGAAACCGCGGACGTCGAATCCTTCCTCGCGGAGCTCCCCGAGGGCCCTGCGCAGGTCCCGGTACCTCGCGCCGAGGCGAAGGACGAGGTACGGCCCCTCATTGTCCTGTTCGGGCGTGACCGGGGATACCATGTCCGCCCGGAAATACCCGCGGGGCACAAAGACCGCGCCTCCGTTCTCGGAGATGAAAGGGTCGCCATTGTCCAGCTTTGCGCGGTAGTGCCCTATCTCGGCCCGCGTCTTGCTGGAACAGATCACCACGGGGATATTCCGCACCCTGAGCATTTCGAGCGCGGGCAGGGCCGCGTCGAAGGAATAGGTCCGCGCGTGGAGGAGGGTTCCGTCAAGGTCCGTGAAAACCACTATCCTTTTCACCGGTTCACCATTTTTCCGGCATCGCAGCCTGAGGGCGTCCGGCACACGGAAACCTGCAGTCTTTCTTTGTAACGTGATATCATAATTATGATATGCTACCATAAGGTAGTTTCAAAATAGTGTAAAATAGTTGACAGATTTTAGTCTGCTTCTCGGATAGAGTGCTAGACTACATTCCAGGAGGTGAGCATGGCTGATTTTTACCAGACAGGCGTAGTCCCCACACTGCACAGACTCGGAAAGGACAATCTGGAGGAGATAGAATCACGGCTCACGCGATACGCGCAGGACAGGCCGATCGCGCTCGTCCTCCCCTCGCTCTACAGTGAACTCGCCGGCGCAGCTCTTTCCCGGATCGTTGAAGAACTGAAACAGGTGCGGTATGTCAAGGAAATCGTCGTGACCCTGGGTCCCGCATCGGAGAGCGAGTTCCAGAACGCCCGGCGTTTCTTCTCCGCCCTCCCCCAGAAAGTGTGCGTCATATGGAACAACGGCAGGAGAATGAAGAAACTGTACCGGGCGATCGAGGGGGAAGACCTCCCCACCGGCCTCGAGGGCAAGGGCCGTTCCGTGTGGATGGCCTACGGGTACGTTCTGGCGCGGAGGGAATTCAACGCCATCGCCCTCCACGATTGCGACATCCTCACCTATTCGCGCGACATGCTCGCGAGGCTCTGCTACCCGGTCACGAACCCCAGCCTCGATTATGATTTCTGCAAGGGCTTTTACACCAGGGTCACGGACAAGATGCACGGCAGGGTTACCCGGCTCCTCGTGACACCCCTCATACGGGCCCTTGTCAAGATCATCGGATTTCACCCCCTCCTTGTCTTCTTCGACAGTTTCCGCTATATCCTGGCCGGCGAGTTCTCCATGGATGTGAACCTCGCCCGCATCAACAAGATCCCCGGCGACTGGGGCCTTGAGGTGGGAACGCTGGCCGAGGTCTACAAGAACACCTCCATTAACCGCGTCTGCCAGGTCGATATCGCCGAGAACTACGAACACAAGCACCAGGAGCTTTCCCCCGAAGATGCCTCGAAAGGCCTCAACAAGATGTGTGTGGACATCTGCAAGTCCATATTTCGGACACTCGCCTCGGAGGGGATAGTCTTTTCCGACGGCTTCTTCAAAACCCTCTTCGCCACATACGCCCGTACCGCGCAGGACCACCTGAAGCGGTACGAGGATGACGCCTCCATCAACGGCCTGCGTTTCGACCGTCACGAAGAGAGCCTCTCGGTAGAGACCTTCACCAAGGGCATCAAGACGGCCGCTGAGGTGATCACGAAAGACCCCTTAGGCGTTCCGCTCATCTCGAGCTGGGACAGGGTGACGGCGGCGTTGCCCGACATACTCGACAGGATACGGGAGTCGGTAGATGAGGATAACAGGTAGCGAAGAACACGCGGCCGGCCCTTATGAAGGCCGGCGGGAGGAAAGATGCGCTTTCTCATACTGATCGCCTGCATTGTCATCGTTGTGGCCGTTTTCTCCAGCCAGAACTCACAGCCCGTCTCCCTCTCCTTCTTCGCCTGGACCTTTCAGGCATCGCTGGCCATCGTGGTCTTTCTCTCGGTCATATGCGGCCTGATTGTTGGTGTCCTGGCATCCTTCCTCCTGCGCAGGACAAAGAAACGGAAGACGGTGACCGGGAAAGAACCGGGAACGATTCCCGGGTCTCCGGGCACGACAGGGTCATGATCCCGGGTCTCCGGGACGGTTTTGAAGGACCGTCCGCACAGGTGAGGTAAAGCCTATGGCAGAACACGAAGAACTGGAACGTCCTTTCGACTTCAGGCAGTGCGTGAGCATCATAAGGTCGACGGGGGAAAAAGCGGGAGACCTGAAGGAATTGCGGGAGATAATCGCCAGGGTTAGCGATGATTCCATATTCCATCACACCTACCAGTATTTCCTGAAGGAGCACATCCTGGAGTACACGAACGACTTCGCGCAATGGGCCGGAGAAAGCCTGGAGGAGAGGGCGCTGGCCGAGCAGCTGTCGAACATCGACCCCTATTCCTTCGAGTCCATCGCGGACCTTCGCGGGTCCCTCACCGGGGTGATCGATTCCTACCTCGAAAGGTTCCCGGAACCGCGCTACGCCCTTCCGGGAGACGAGTTCTTCTTCAACGAGACGGTCACCTTCGTCTTTCCTGTCGGGGTCTACGCGAAGAACCTGGCGGAGTTCTTTCTTGCCATGAGATTCGTGGACAGCGGCTGTATCTACTACCATTTTTACGAGGCACGTATGCGCATCCCCGGCGGTACGGACGACTTCTCCCGCTGGGTCGATGAGGCCCTCGGCAAGAGGGAACTGGCGGAAAGGATCCGGGCCATCGACCCCTTCATGCACAGCACGGAGGAGATACGAACGCATATCTCCGATATCATCATGGAAGAAGTGAGCCGGGACATGGAAAAGGTGGAGGTGCATCCGTGATAGAATCCTACACCGGTATCGCGCCAAGGGGCGATCTCCTGCTTCTTCGGAAGCTGGCGGACAATCTCGCGGGAAAGACCTTTCTCCATGTCAACTCCACCCGTGAGGGAGGAGGGGTAGCGGAGATCCTCCAGAGAATGATCCCCATCATGTCAAGTCTCGGGATCAACGCCCGCTGGGAAATCATAACGGGCGACGAAAGATTCTTCGACACGACGAAGAAGGTGCACAACGCCCTTCAGGGATACACGGAATTCATCGATGACCGGATGTGGGAACACCATCTCGAGATCAACGAAAAGAACGCCGCCGGTATGGACCTCGATGCCGACGCGGTTCTGATACACGACCCTCAGCCTATTCCCCTTGTCACCTTCCGGAAGGAAGGCGTCTGGATCTGGCGATGCCACATAGATGTCTCCAATCCCCAGAGGGATGTGTTCAACAGGATAGGGAGTTACGCCACGAGGTTCGATGCGGCGATCTATTCAGTCGCCCGTTTCGCGGGCGCCCTCGGCATCAACGAGTTCATCATACCTCCGTCGATCGATCCCCTGTCCGAGAAGAACAGGCAACTCAGCGATGAAGAGATCAACGATACGGCGCAGAGGCTCGGCATCCCCCGGGACCGGCCTGTCATCCTGCAGGTATCCCGCTTCGACAGGTTCAAGGACCCAACCGGTGTTATCATGGCCTACCGCATGGTCAAGAAATATAACGACTGTGTCCTGGTGCTGGCCGGCAGCCCCGCGACGGATGACCCCGAAGGCGCCGAGGTACTGGAAGAGGTCCGGCAGTTCGCCTCAGACGATCCCGACATCCACATCCTCCTCCTTCCCCCCTTCAGCGATAAGGACATCAACGCCCTGCAAACCATGGCCAGCGTCATCCTGCAGAAATCGCTCAAGGAGGGTTTCGGCCTCACGGTCGCGGAAGGCATGTGGAAAGGCAAACCCGTCATCGGAGGCGCGGCGGGGGGCATACCCCTCCAGATAGTCCACGGTGTGACGGGCTTCCTCGTCCACTCCATCGAGGGATGCGCCTTCAGGATGCGTCAGCTTCTCAACAATACGGAGATGGCCGCCGGTATGGGTGAGCGGGCCCGCGAGTTCGTCCGTCAGAATTTCCTCATAACGAGACAGGTGCGGGACTACCTGGCGGTGTGGTACACGCTCCTCACGAAGAAGAAAAGCCTCGTGGAGTTGTAGAAGGCAGACCGCGGGCCGCACGTCACGGTCCTCTGCTATACTGGTGAAAGATGAGAACACTCAACAGGACATGCGCCCCGGCGCGTCTCGGAGCCATGCCGTCCGCGGACGGATCGACATCCTTCCGGGTGTGGGCACCCCTTGCGCGAACGGTGTCGGTGGACATGATCGAGGGCCCCGGCGTGAGACGGGAACCCCTCGCGCCCGCCGGGGGAGATTATTTCGAAGGAAAGGTGCGCGGAGCCGGCTGCGGTGATCTTTACCGGTTTGTCATCGACGGCGGTCCTGCGTTTCCCGATCCCGCATCCCGGTCGCAACCGGAGGGGGTCCACGGTCCTTCGCAGATCGTCGACCATGCTTCGTTTCGATGGAGCGACGGTGGATGGCAGGGCCGCGGTCTGGAAGAATACATCATATACGAGCTCCACGTGGGTACCTTTACGGAAGAGGGGACCTTCGAGGCCATCGTTCCCTGTCTCGACTATTTCAGGGACCTCGGTGTCAACGCCATCGAGCTCATGCCCGTCAGCCAGTTCCCTGGCAGCCGGAACTGGGGATACGACGGCACTTACCCCTTCGCCCCCCACAATACGTACGGAGGGCCCCGTGGGCTCAAGACCCTGGTGAACGCCTGTCACGAACAGGACCTGGCCGTCATTCTCGATGTCGTCTACAACCATATCGGTCCCGAAGGCAATTACCTGGCAAACTTCGGACCCTATTTTACGGACCGCTATCGGACCCCGTGGGGCGATGCCCTCAATTTTGACGGTCCCTTCAGCGATGAGGTGCGCACGTATTTCATCAGGAACGCCCTCGACTGGTTCGTCGACTACCACATAGACGCCCTCAGACTGGATGCCATTCACGGAATATTCGACTTCAGCGCCCGGACCTTTCTTGAGGAACTCTCCGGGACCGTGGCCTCGGCACTCTCCGGCGATCCTCCCGCCTATCTCATCGCCGAGAGCGACCTCAATGATATAAGGGTCATAACACCCCGGGAGAGTGGCGGCATCGGCCTTGACGCCCAGTGGAATGACGATTTCCACCACGCTCTCCACACCCTTCTGACGGGGGAGAAACAGGGCTATTACGAGGATTTCGGCGATATCGGGGACCTGGCGAAGTCCTTCGCCGAGGGGTACGTCTACACGGGCGAGTTCTCCTCATACCGTGGGAGGAGACATGGAAGCCCGTCGAAACACAGGCCGGCCGCACAATTCGTCGTGTTCTCACAGAACCACGACCAGGCGGGCAACAGGCCCGGCGGGGACCGCCTCGCCTCCCTGGTGGGTCACGACAGGCTTAAGGTCGCCGCCACGGCGGTCCTCATGTCACCCTTCATCCCTCTTCTGTTCATGGGCGAAGAGTACGGCGAGACCACCCCGTTCCTGTATTTCGTGAGCCACAGCGACGAAAGGCTCATCGAGGCCGTAAGGACAGGCAGATCGCGCGAGTTCGCCTGGTTCCCGTCCGGCAAAGAGATACCGGATCCACAAGGGGAGGAAACATTCCTCCTGTCAAGGGTCCACAGGGAGTCTCGCCTCGAAAAGGCCCGTCACGCGCTTTATGGGTTCTACCGGCATCTGATAACGCTCAGGCGTTCGCTCACGCCCTGGCGGATGACAGAGGGCCGGCCCCTGGTCAAATGCTGGCCCGACAGGAGATCCCTTTCCGTCATGGTCCCCCTTTCAGGGAGCGATGTCGCTCTCTTCTTCAACTTCAGCGAGAAGGGCGTATCCATTGAATCGCCGCTCCATGAAGGCTCGTGGGCCGTGATCGCCGACACCCTTTCGCCCCGCTGGGGCGGAAGTGGCGAGAAAGCGCCGGACCGCATGACCGGGGAACACGGGGCAGTCCTTTCGCTGGGCCCGCTCAACGCCGTCGTTTACAGGAGAGAAGAATGATGGGAGATGAGGTGAGCTAGCCATGGAAAGACCCGTCTTTCGAAACCTGCGGATACCTCTCGCGACCTACCGGGTCCAGTTCAACCGGCATTTTCGGTTCACCGACGCGGTGAAGGTGGTCCCCTATCTGAAAGAACTTGGCATCACCGACATCTATGCGTCTCCCTATCTTGCCGCCCGCCCCGGCAGCCTTCACGGATACGATA includes the following:
- a CDS encoding Crp/Fnr family transcriptional regulator; this translates as MKTRKAQDEASLPYFSDSPYVTDNVGKFTDELDTLLAIGRLKHYNPGQIIYLQGEESTNFYFVREGKVRVSIFKENGSEKILAIQEDNTFFGESAAFDRYPYFATATAMEESSIYAFDIEETEALLRVHPEVSLLIITSIIRKLRLLGLQVEGLSFLDAQKRVASILLKLMHEVGEPTANGILIKKRITHEDLANITGLSRVTVTNVLNYLDRLKLITKGRLKYTIIDRARLESFVRSK
- a CDS encoding HAD-IIB family hydrolase, whose translation is MVAYHNYDITLQRKTAGFRVPDALRLRCRKNGEPVKRIVVFTDLDGTLLHARTYSFDAALPALEMLRVRNIPVVICSSKTRAEIGHYRAKLDNGDPFISENGGAVFVPRGYFRADMVSPVTPEQDNEGPYLVLRLGARYRDLRRALGELREEGFDVRGFGDMTAEEVAAATGLPLDEAVMAGKREFDEPFLLGGGPVTAEKLTASIERKGFRVTRGSFYHILGESDKGKAVSILTGMFRGEYGEVMTMALGDSPNDLPMLRSVDHPVIVERHGGGYDNVLAAEGFERARGEGPEGWNQAVMRLLEEVDR
- the nifU gene encoding Fe-S cluster assembly scaffold protein NifU, producing MTQGPYSDTVMDHFEHPRNMGEIERADGMAQVGNPTCGDVTKIFLKIENDRIVDVKFKTFGCAAAIASSSMTTELIKGKTIDEALAITNEIVARELGGLPEAKLHCSVMAEEALRAAIEDYRKKQGKQGDP
- a CDS encoding TRAP transporter large permease subunit; the encoded protein is MEWWAILLILFGGFIGLLLTGLPVAFAFFLINIAGACFFMGGTEGVKQLILNMYSSLANFTLTPIPLFIFMGEVLFRCGIARDVLNTFDKFFGRIPGRLGILAVAASTFFSGLTGSAISNTALLGSSLMPEMRQRGYGKPLMIGPIIGTGGLAMMIPPSALAVVLGSVAQISISGILIGGIFPGLIMAFLYAAYIIGRTFLQPSIAPDYEVPRSDPVSIVKEILLYVMPLTSVIALVLGPIYMGIATPTEAASLGCVGALTLSVAYRKLTFSILSETLAATLRTSSMIFLIIAGSVGYSQIISFSGAGAGLISAVVSLNLPDALLITIMLSMLLLLGCFMDQIAMMMVTVPLFIPIVYQANIDPLWFGIMMLIALDIGFTSPPFGLLLFVMKGITSDDVSMMDIYSAAIPFIACNLFTLALILAFPQIVMVFLK
- a CDS encoding TRAP transporter small permease, which translates into the protein MRRFLSGTLNATAVFSAACIAFIALSISCEVIARYFLHRPLRWTVEISEYLQIYFAFLSAAWVLRKKGHVNLDIVVGRLGPRSRRALRVATDILGTLVAATLSLFAAIVAWEQFLLGTPVIKSLEVPKWIVIAPISVGMFLVAVESFVGLVHDLRGKD
- a CDS encoding YjbQ family protein, with the protein product MTEFHVRTSKRIEALNITDQVVNAARGKTGRVLHVYTPHTTCAVTINEDADPDVMRDVIEALDRMAPAAHPYRHREGNSDAHIKAVLVGASVSIPLSGEMPALGTWQGIFLMEFDGPRERRVQVTVA
- the dctP gene encoding TRAP transporter substrate-binding protein DctP; translated protein: MNRVPLIFRGVLCSLALTAACLLPPVPAHCTRLKTVTFAATNTVWVRQFQLFTDAVHRDSRGETRFQFVGGPEAIPPFEQIEAIKKGVVDITLLPAAYFVAQMPEADAMKLSPHSPMEERKRGIFAFYRELMEKRLDVIYLGKITGGIRYHLYLRKPLKGPDLRGLKIRVTPIYEPFVRALGGVGVTTAPGEVYVALERAIVDGFGWPSIGVHEMGWEEVVRYVIDPGFYQTDVCVLMNGKTWNGLSASEKKLIAGAVEKAERESCDLSRKLARQERQLLLSRGIQVIELKDGERELYLDTAYRAGWEKVIAKSPVIGGHLKKLMGR
- a CDS encoding alanine--glyoxylate aminotransferase family protein, yielding MLKRYLLAPGPTQIPPEVLLKMAEPMVHHRNPMFEVVVDEVRENLRHLFGTRNEVLIFCSSGTGAMEGAVTNMLSPGDKAVVVRSGKFGERWTEICGAYGVECVNIDLPWGDVLEPGAVEKALKENPDAKAVYMQATETSTGTMFPVREVAAIVRKCPGTLMVVDGITGVGVFPLPMDEWGIDVLIGGSQKALMLPPGLAFAGVSDKAWEFNKTSRMPRFYFNWAKERDNLKKNQTNFTPAISLIVGLRESLRILTEEGLENVYRRSEMLARATREGARAIGLEIFSKNPSPAVTAICAPEGIDGQAIYKTLWKKYGVTGAGGQDRLKGRIFRLATLGYADKYDVITAVAAIEFALRDLGYAFTVGKGVAAATDCLKDL